The genomic DNA GTGCTTGACAATGGATCTACTCCagggacattgtttgtttttttttttgtttgttttttgttttttcattcctaataaaggaattgtcaaactctgtgtatttatttctttttgacacatttaccccatactcattcacatggggggggggggggcaggatctgggggccttgttaaagggggcgtctaaattccgataagccccccccgctcgcatcaacatggggacaaagtgctttaggCTGgctcaccgtttttttttttttttttttttgtttgtttttttttctaattttggtgtgGGTGTACCtaaggatttggggggggggggggggggttgtaatatAGCGTGGGATTTCCCTTAAAATCTGTACAacacccaaaagggcctggtatggattgggggggaagaCTCCTACgcttttttccataatttttttgcTTGCATCTaaaccgctgaacagctgctttgaaAATTTGCAGTGGAAACGGAAGGGAAATttgcacatgtgtgaacctagcgttaaagggggttgtaaacccttgtttttttttgttaaaataacaaacgtcatacttccctccactgtgcagtttgttttgcacagagtggccccagtcctcctcttctggggtccctcagcggtgccggtggctcctccccgcatcgagtgtctaGGTTGGAAAAGCGCTCTCCTTGATGGACACCTatgtgggcgcactcccgagtcccgcatctgtgtccattcgcatcattggatttgattaacagcagcgggaaccaatggctgcgctgccatcaatctatccaatcagaaaaGGAGACATCAGCTAGATCTGATGTACTCGTTCCCGGAcggaggatgacagcgttcaggtaggtaaaacggggggctgcagcactacaaggtttttcacctttaatgcatagaatgcattaaggtgaaaaaccatgagggtttacaacccctttaaggactcaTGCAccctgcagctcaaaaaaagctgcttttacaggcgtttTGAGATTTTATTTCTCTGCCTCGTACCACTTTAACACATGGAAGTCACAGTGTTCTGTTAAATGACTTGTAGTGCTGTACCTGGGGTTTTTATAGGAATATAAACAAAGTTGTTATCTGGTCTTCCAGTTAATAGTCGCCTGTAGTGTAGTAAACTTTAAATATGATACATTTGTTACACATTGAAGTGCAGTTATCCTATGAAATATTTGCATGttgtctttcaggttttttttttcctgtgtgacATTTTTAAATGAATACCCCTAAAGTTTACTAGAGACACCCTAATAGACCTGAAGCGACTGTTCCTGATGCAAAGTGCAATGCATCTTcgtttttttagtttccttgcatgtccccctcagatctacagtgactgcacttgcagtgatcaaagggttaaatgttcccctagggagtgtttgctaactgtgtgggggattctttgactggaggaagagagaaatccgtgttcctgctttccagaaacacaagatctccatcctCCCCTCTGGCAGAACGGAAATCTGCCTTTTTTTAGATAGGCAGACAGCCATTCTGCCTATCTTGGCAGAGATCGCCAGGTGCTGGCGAACATCGCGTtcaccagacccactgattggacacagcagaagccaatcagagCTGGTCATCGGCGGCGTgcatgcacgccccagacccggaagaagcCGCGACACACAGGTACGTGACTTCACGCTGACAGACTGCCCTGCCGCAATAAAAGTACATGTGGTGGTTCGAAAATGATTGAAGTGACCATGtcagtcagtaaaaaaaaacaaaaaaaaacaccctaatGGAACTTTCTTTCAATACATAGTTTAATCTCATCTTTTAAGCATCCTATGTCTCCTGTTTTCACTACATTGAAGTGCTGCAGCTCCTTCAGAATCATCTTTATTTGACACTTCAGGAATGTTAGATGCTTGGGATCTTGACCACGTGATGCGGTTCCATCCAGCAACCCCTCAATCACTGATGTGTACTATAATGACATGGGGCCAGAGGAAGAAACCATAGCATGGTAGAGGGAGTCATGTACCTGAGAGCATCAAGTGCTGAAGAGTCTGAGACAGGCTGTAttaaagtgtcaataaacccacatcataacaaaactatcaataaatggtgtattatatGCTGTACATAGTCCCTCAGTCACCATGAGATTTgtcttctgtattctgcaaaaacctggttgatcctgctgttctttaTCTCCCCCTTCtatccatgtccccaatgcagctaaggattttgcagagcagtggtggcaactctgcacatgctcagttttcagagtATTCCTACCCTGAGCATTTCCTTTCTATCACATctcagcagcccatgtgactatagagttgcATATgagggtgtatacacagtggtaaatgacagcccactccctccctcctccatgcccactaaccatctaaacacaatgggggtgggatattacatgtagattgctgaaggcttcacctccctcttattctaaggcacaggctggaggggtgtgacacatccTGTGGCTGGCAGAAATCCCTTCATGTTATTGTGAAAAAATaatagatttgatttcaaatatatatttgacaattttaaagcaatttattgatattatttttacactgtattccaaaggctgttgtGTGTTTTTAGTATCACTTTGTCAATCGTCTGTGGTAGtgagccccagcctgcttcttcaccagagcccctgatggtggggatggacttgcagcaagctgggaccaggtcgcggcccccaggtacGCCCAGCTGAGGATGCGGAGACCACTCACGTGTGCAGAGTACAAGCAGCAGACAAAAGGAGATCCaggagacaagccgaggtcagggagGGTAGCGAACAAGCACAGATGTTAAATGAAGCCAGGGTCAGTACATGGGTAGTCAGACACACTGGCTGCAGTTGTTTGTTCAGAAGTGACAGCTTCTTTCTGGTTTTGGTTCAAAAACGAGTTCAAatcaaacccaagctcatccctagtaggagaCGCAGGCTGCTGCAGAGGTGAGTATAAGGACTTataaacgcctgaagccaaaaacagcagctgtaaaaacgtccagtgtgcatgaggccttaagggtAGTGATCGCAGCTGGGGAGTGGTGCCTTGCGTTTTTACAGTGCAGGGCACGGTTTCCCATTTGTTCATTTGAAAACTTCAGTGGGGTATCAGCTGCCATGCACAACTGTTCTATGTAGCAGGACTGTGTAAGTGGCTGGTCAAAAGTACAAACTCCTTACTGTGTACTTAGCCGTTTGGAGTTTATCACTTAAACCTGTGTAAACCAACGTCAAATATCTTAAATGCTTTTATTGTTTTAAATGAACATGTATTTCTGCCAGCTGGCTGGCAAAACTAATTACTGGTGAAATGGTTTAATGCAAATGGTGAACAGCTCCTCCCACTGCTGGATATAAACTGTTACCTTGCTTGGTTTGTTCTTCTTTTTTTGCATGCTTTGCTTTAGAACATTCACAGGTATATACCAAGGTATAGATGGTCTGAAAATAACATGAAAATCTAGAGCAGAAGCAAAATAGGTGTgtagatttgcttaattttttgttTCTTATTCTTGTAGGTGAAGATGCTTATTGTATAACAAACAAATACTTAAAAAATTATCCTAAACTTTCTGCACGAGAAGTGGACTGTGCTGGCTGGAGAAGTGGACTGTGCTCCTCTTTGGCTACTATGAATAGTTTTGATTTTGATTTAGAATATTCATCATGGAACATTTGCTTAAAGCTAATATTTGGCGGTTTTCTAGTTTACTTAAGTTGTTTTCTTTTTTGCCACCTTGTGTCAGTACTTCTCTTCGCCACCTACAGAGCACTCTCTACCCAGGAGAAAGTCTTTTGGGATCTTGCGGCTACCCGGGCAGTTTTTGGAGTACAGTGTATCATTGCCGGCCTCACTGCGTTACTCATTGATCCTGTTCTTGCATCTGACCAGATCACAGCACAGAGGGGATGGGCTTGGTTCACCATTTTAACAGCAATTGGATTCTTCCTGTTTGAGAACATAGCCCTGCATGTCTCTAATCTTGTGTTTTGGACGTTTGATGCTTTTTTGGCTACCCACCACTTGTTTGCTTTTCTGGGCTATTTTGGTGTGATCTTTTGCACAACAGCTGGACATTATTTGGCCATGGTTACTTTATTGTTGGAAATGAGCACTCCTTTTACCTGCGTTTCATGGATGCTGCTAAAGGTAAACATTCAGAGCTAAGACTAATTAGAATGAGTAAAGCCCTTTAATCATGTGGGCTACTATGTTAACTTTCAAAAGTTCACATTTTATTAATCTAAAATTACTCCTGCGGTGCCACCCTTTAATTACCTATAATATGAATATATATGCGTGTGGAACTGCTGCTATCACTTGAAAGTGTACTACCACACTTGCTGAGCAAAAAGTGTTTAGTAAATTTAGCAGTACActgctactttaaaaaaaaaacccacctgcaaattttatttattttttttaaaggagcagtgcacCACTAAATTATTAAACCCcttttattattgttttgttttaGTGTTTGTGACCCCTCTGATTTAATCTGTATTTCTTGAGAGCCTTTAAACTAGGGTTGCACAGATACTAGATTtttacttttggtcaagtactcaccgataccgagtactgatactttgcagtgcgatttgcgtcaatacaaaataaatgggcgcaaatcgcactgcaaagaattgcgtgtgatttcctcctctgctctcgtgtgtgtgtatagaaagggaagcaccatctagtgggcagtttaataaGAAATGTTAGAGCTCAAATTAAGTACATATctggtcaaatgcaaaatctgccTAGTGTCCCGGTCCCCCGGATGATAGAAAATCATGGCCGCTGGAGGCAAAGTTCTGGGATCCCTGTGGTtatagggtggaagtgatgtcagcttggggggcaGACCTGCCTATACATCACCTCCAGCGGTCGTGATTTGTTATCATCGGCAGGACCAGGACACTACAGATTAATTAGCTGCATTGTGTTGCATATTGATGATGTTGTATTAAATTAGAATCTTGGGGCCAACCATAGataaagcaaatttctttcctgcagctacaattcccccatcaacacagactgttAACAGGAATCCCttcctgtggagctattgtgttcacaGAGAACACTATAATAATTGCTACcagcccctagcaataatcacatgtaaaatccggcaggctgggtgtatccaagttgatcgataaacttggatacattcagcctgcccatacatggttcgaatctctgtCGGTTCAGCAGGATTCGAAACGTCTATGGCCTGTGTGTACAGCCCTTTGCATTACAGAAGCAGGTTGTAaaagagcatgctggaaaaccagcatccaatcagtgtgttctggcggggggcagtCCCCCGTCAGACTACAATAGCTCAGAGTGGAAGATCGCCACAATAACAACGCTTGTGTTAGTATGATCTCTAGGTTTGTTTTTCGTTTAGCCTGTTGCTCGCCTTCCATATGATATGTGCCTTCTTGATTTAGCAAAAATCTGCCACCTCTGATGCCCCTTTACCCCTGCCACCATAATCTTCCAGTGCCGTGTGGGTTAATAAAACTGAGGGAGCTGTGAAAGGCACTAATCAAGAGTGCCTGCCCTTTACACCCAAGCTCCTCCATTTATAGAGTCCGGTATTACATAAAGGCCAAGCATATAAGActttggttcggccacatctggatgGAATATTctgttcagttctggtcaccaattctcagaagggatgtgctggagctagagagagtccagagaagggcaacaaaattaatatggggactggaggaccttattAAGTTCTGAGCTCTCCCTCCTGTAAaagttatctcatgtgtcaggaaagcttctcagaagtggctcatgctgataacagagcaaccaagcaccagagagaaacaatatAACAAGAAGTCAGTCATCATACACATTCTGATacaaatatgctaaaaaaaaaaggaaataatgataaaaatagagTCTGGTCAGTCCATAAAAATAATGGCTAAAAGAGTCTATTTAGGAATGgtgaaaatggggggaaaaaaagcatccaaaaaatgcaaacagggctgccatcatgatagggtagaaaccaattcctcagctgcaacaaaacacaagtagagaggcgcctctgagtgcattttttttttttttttttagaaataacgcttttaataatagatgtagaTCAACTCACGTTTTGTAGGAATAAACAGGCATGGTATTAATACAGTGATGCATCCCCTAAGCAGTGTGGATTTCTTGCTGACAACTGTGAGATCTTCCGGCAGATGGAGGACGCCGGCTCCGGAGAGCGTCCTCAGAGCGAGGCGTGGCACACACAGGATAGCTTGCTGCGGACGGATGACGCCATCAAAGCTGGACGCGTTTCGAGAGCGTGCGCACTTGGCGATGTAAGCAAGTAGCACTCCTTTGTCAACAGATTCAAATAAAAATACCATGACTAGACTTTATAGAGGGCTGACATGGAAACGTGGGCGGGGTCATGTAACAAGCAAGATATAAAGGGGGGGAACAAACAACACAATGCTTCATTGTGTTGTTTGTTTTATATACACGCCCCTTTTATCTTGCTTGTTACATGACCCCGCCCACATTCCCACGTCGGCCCTCTATAAAGTCTAGTCATGATATTTCTATTTGAATCTGTTGACAAAGGAGCGCAACTTGCTTACATCGCCAAGTGCGCACGCTCTCGAAACGCGTCCAGCTTTGATGGCGTCATCCGTCCGCAGCaaactgtcctgtgtgttccatgCCTCGCTCTGAGGACTCTCTCCGGAGCCGGCGTCCTCCATCTGCTGGAAGATCTCACAGTTGTCAGCAAGAAATCCGCACTGCTTAGGACCTGGGGATGCGTCACTGTATTCATACCATGCCTGTTTATTCCTACAATATGTGAGTTGATCTACATCTATTATTAAATGCGTTATTTCTAAAAtactgcactcagaggcgcctctctacttgtgttttgttccagagagaaacaacacttggagctttggagagggataagtaaccactacagatatatgtgctttgctcagatttcatggatggggtttacatccactttaacatgtaAATAGCTGACAACTTCACCTTCAGGTTTGATGAAgcagcatttttttcatttatatttcataTTCAAACCATTAAAAGatattcattacaaaaaaatagttttaaatgtTTATGGATTTCATGTCAACTTTTCAAAGTGATAATATTTATTTTCGTTTAATCAGGTGAAATTCTTGGTGCTAATTTAATTCTCTTCTCTTTATGCAACTTTGCGGTTCTAGGCGGGCTGGTCATATACCTTATTTTGGAAGGCAAATCAGTGGCTTATGATTCACATGTTCCACTGCCGTATGGTCCTTACTTATCACCTCTGGTGGGTATTGCTTTATAACTGGGATCGCTTGGTGACTTCAGTACCATtggcatatattgtttttttctttactggCTTAGCTTTAGTGACTCTTGTTCTGAATCCATATTGGACCTACAAAAAGACCCACCAACTGTTGACTCCTGTTGACTGGAACTTTGTACCAGTGTCGTCAAAGGCAAAGGTGATCGCTAATAGTGGAGTTACTTTAAAGAAGAATAAGTAATAAACCACAAAGCAAATTTGTATGATATTACAAAGACCACAGTTTTAATGTAGTACTATGATGGAACATATTGTTAGTATTGGTATTCAAAATGTATGTGTGTGACCATATGGTATTTATTCCATGCTTATCAGTTACTACAGAAACTGCACTGTGGTTTAACACATTCAGTGTTTTTAAACCTTTTATTCGTATTCATTTGCATAAACACAGCCTAGGTATTTATAACTGCATTGACAGAGAATTTTCATTTTAAAAAGATATACTAACTAAAAAATCAAgccatggtgatttttttttttttttttctccaatgagTGTTTTCTGAGTTTTCTCAGATTATGTGCTCAGCATAGATGGAGATGTAGGAATAGACTTCCGTTTTTTCTGAATTTGTCTAGGCCAAGAGTACAGGGAGGGGTCAGGGTAATATGTATTTTCATGTACTCTCGATAAACTCTATTGGCCCCTTGATGTACATTGAGTGATGAAAAACAACATACTTGAACTATTCTTTATGGCCTATTGCAAAACATATATGTGAACTAGATCCATTAAAAACAATGAGATGTCATATAATATGCGCTTTGATTTGTTGTAACGCATGCGTTATGACACATAGTTGCTTGAATGCTTTTAGGAAATTATTCCTAATATTGTCTTCTACAGTAGATGTTTGTAGCTGTCTTCCTCTGTTATTTTTCTCACTGCAACAAATCGGATCCTTTCAGAGAACGTAAGAGGCATATGATTGCTTGGTGCAGCTCAGACATCtgtcattaataataaaaaaaaaattaaaaaaagagcattCAGGATCTTATGGGAAATATAATAGTGCATCATTTCCCAAATTACTAACTTTATGAGACTACAGCTACAATGTTGTGATCTCAAATGCTTTGTAGCTCATGCCTAATCTATGCAAGTTCCCATACTTTACATATATATCACAGGGACGTTGGCACACAATTTTTAatagtacctacagtgtcaccctgttttcagGTACAT from Aquarana catesbeiana isolate 2022-GZ linkage group LG04, ASM4218655v1, whole genome shotgun sequence includes the following:
- the CLN8 gene encoding protein CLN8, with the protein product MNSFDFDLEYSSWNICLKLIFGGFLVYLSCFLFCHLVSVLLFATYRALSTQEKVFWDLAATRAVFGVQCIIAGLTALLIDPVLASDQITAQRGWAWFTILTAIGFFLFENIALHVSNLVFWTFDAFLATHHLFAFLGYFGVIFCTTAGHYLAMVTLLLEMSTPFTCVSWMLLKAGWSYTLFWKANQWLMIHMFHCRMVLTYHLWWVLLYNWDRLVTSVPLAYIVFFFTGLALVTLVLNPYWTYKKTHQLLTPVDWNFVPVSSKAKVIANSGVTLKKNK